The DNA sequence CATAGGCAAAGCAAAGTGTACCATCAGTGGCCATCGAAAGGAACCGAACAGGATGCTTATCCAGCGTTGTAATCTGGGTAGGATTGCTGCCATCTACATCCATTTTCCACACATTGAAAGTACCTGATCGCTCAGACAGGAAATAGATAGACTGCTCATCAGCGCTCCAAACAGGCTCGCGATCTTCTCCGGCGAAATCGGTGAGTTGGGTATGGGCCCCAGTCTGGACATCGTACATCCAGAGGTCCCGAGTAACGGCGGATGTATGGTGCTTTCTCCAATAATCCTCATATCCTTTGTGATCTTGGTAGATCAACATGGTACCAGATGCATTGGGAATAGCGCGGTCCAGATTCACAGGCAGAATCATTTCAGGCCTTCCTCCGGTCTCAGCCACTTCATGAAGCTGTTTGAATCCTCGGCTTGGAAATACTGCGGAAGAGGCAGGGTGCAATCTCCCGGAAGTGAACCACACTTTTCCATCTGGACGATAAGCCGTTGGATAATCACCGTAGCTGTAATGTGTCAATCGAGTAGGCTTCCCACCGGTCGCAGCCATCTGGTAGACGTCCATATTTCCGTGGCGGTCAGAGGCAAAAGCGATATGCTGACCGTCTGGAGCCCATACCGGCATGTAGTCATGCGCTTGATGGAGGGTAAGGGGTATGGCATTTCCGCCAGTGGCTGGCACTCGGAAAAGATCGCCTTTGTAGGAAAACACGATGGTGGAACCATCAGGAGAAATGGCGGGGTACCGCATCCAGCTGGGGGCATCTTGGGCAAATGCAGGCATAAGCATGCCCATGCACACCAACCAGATCGTAAATCTGGCAAATTTCATAAGATCGTTGTCTCGTTTGGGTGTTGGTAAACAGGGGAATATCAAGGAATTCGAAGCGATAATCAAGTTTCTAACATTGGAAGTTCCATTAAATTGACTGAAATGGCACAGTGAAACTTGCGGAATAGATCACTTACATTGTTAGTTCGACCAAATGACACAATAGACGAGACAGGGTGGAGACCATTTTTTTGCAAAAAAATTAGCCAAATCATTCCTTCAGGCACGAGTATGTTGAACCGAATCTAATTATTCTCCAACTTGCCGATTCAGAACAAGCGTTTATGAAGCGATACACCGGAATTGGCACTATGTCGGGAACCTCCATGGATGGACTCGATCTTGTTGCCTGCACCTTCGAGATTGATGGTGATCAATACTCTTTCTCTGTAGACCATGCCCAGACCGTTCCATTTGATGAAAAATGGCACGCCCGGCTTTATCATCTTAGGGATCAAAGTGCAGAGGTGTACGCAAAGACAAATGTTTATTTTGGGCATTGGCTTGGGGAAACCATTCAATCTTTCATCCGAGAGTTTGACATTTCTCCAGACTTCGCAGCCATTCACGGCCAGACGATTTTCCATCAGCCCAACCTGAATTTCACCTCTCAAATCGGGGATGGAGAAACAGTCGCTTCCTATCTACCTTGTCCACTCGTGAGTAATTTTCGAAACAAGGACATTGCCCTTGGCGGTCAGGGAGCCCCATTGATTTCCCTTGGAGAGAAGTACCTGTTCCCAGACTATCCGCTATTCCTCAATCTCGGAGGATTCAGCAATGTCACCTTCGGATCAATTGCCTTTGATCTGACTCCTGTGAATATTGTACTGAATTACCTCTGGAGTCAGCGTGAGCAGGTCACTGAAGTTCAATTTGATGAGGATGGAGACTTTGCACGAAAGGGGTCATTCATCGAACCCTTGTTTGATGCTCTGAATGAATTGCCTTATTATCATCAGGCGCCTCCCAAATCTCTGGGCTGGGAGTGGGTTCAGGAAGAAGTGCTTCCGCTCCTCAATCATTACCCTGCTAATTTGGAGGACCGAATGCACACCTTCACGCATCACGTCGTCTTCCAGATTGCGAGAGGGCTTGAGCAGATTCAGGCGGAAGGCCATTCCATGCTCGTAACAGGCGGAGGCGGACACAATGGGTTTTTGATGGAATTGCTCCAAAACTCTCTCCAACCCCTGCAAATCACCATTTCCCAAGATGCGCCCAAGCAGTGGGTGGATTTTAAGGAAGCGATCGTGTTCGCATTTTTGGGATTGAGAACGCTTGAAGGAAAAACCACAACGATCCAAGGCGTAACCGGAGCTAGTCAAGCTTCTGTAACTGGGAGCATTCATTTGCCTCCCAATGGCGGATACTCCTTGTTGTAATTCCCTCAAAAAATAGCTGGCTGTTAGCAAGGCGACATCCATCTTTCTCGAAAGATGGTTGATTGAGGTATGATTAGGAAAATCATAACCATTACCTCAATAATTGGGCTTGGAGTACTCATTTTTGGATGTGGCGTGTACAAACGAGCCTTAGGCGCTGATAATTCCTTCGAAATGCCTTGGGGAGTCCTCCCTCATTCACCCGTAGATCACGGTCCTTGGTCGGCACAGCTAGGCAAATACATTCAATCAGACGGATCGGTGGATTATCAAGCGTGGCAAGAAAACCGCGACACGCTTGATCTTTACGTCGAGTCTCTGCTTGCAAATCCTCCTGCGCCCGAAACTCCAGAGGACGTACAATTGGCCCATTGGATAAATGCCTACAATGCATTGACCATTCAGTTAATCCTGAACAACTACCCACTCAAGAGTATCAAAGACCTAGACAAAATCCCGTATGTATCCACGGTTTGGCACAATAAGCTTTATGAAATCAATGGTTTACCTATCAGTCTCAACAACATAGAGCACCAGATTTTGCGCCAACAATTCGATGAGCCCAGAATTCACTTTGCGATCAATTGCGCTTCCGTTTCCTGCCCGGTTTTGAGACCCGAAGCCTATTTCCCTGAATCCCTAGACCAACAGCTGGAAGAGCAGGCCCACGCTTTTTTTGCCTCTTCCCAACGAAATATCATCACCCAAGATGAGATTCAGATCTCCAAAATATTCCTCTGGTTTCAGGAAGATTTCACGCGACATGGAGAATTGTGGGAATTCATCAACACATACAGCGAAGTAGAATTGGGTTCTGATACCAAAATCTCCTACCTCAATTATGATTGGAACTTGAATGATTCCAAACCATGAAGCCAACTTTTCAGCGAAATTGATTCTGCATCCCTTCGGAAAATCTGGTAAATTCTTCTTATACGGATACCACAGCCTATGATGCCCTTGCACAATAGGTTCATTTCCCCAAACTCGACCGCACCTTCTTATGCACATTGTCATCATTGGAAACGGCATTGCTGGAATCACCACCGCAAGACATGTCCGCAAACTCAGCGATCACGACATCACAGTGATCTCGGCTGAATCTGAATACTTCTGGTCTCGCCCAGCCCTCATGTATGTCTACATGGGACACATGAAGTTTGAGCATACCCAGCCCTACGAGTCTTTTTTCTGGACCAAAAACCGAATCAACCTCAAGCAAGGGTATGTCCAATCCATTGATGCTAACGCTCATCAGCTTCAATTGGCAGGAGGAGAAACGATCTCCTATGACAAACTGGTGTTGGCGACGGGCTCCCTTCCCAACAAATTCGGTTGGCCTGGCCAAGATCTTGACGGCGTGCAGGGAATGGTTTCCAAGCAAGACCTTGATAGCATGGAAGCGCGGACGCCTGACATCAAACATGCGGTGGTTGTCGGTGGCGGGCTCATCGGGATTGAAATGGCCGAGATGTTTCATTCAAGGCATATTCCAGTGACATTTTTGGTGCGGGAAAAAAGCTTCTGGCGCGGCGTAATGCCTCCCGAAGAATCAGAACTCATCAATCAAGAAATTTATGCGCACCCAGATATTGACCTTCGACTTGGGACAGAACTGAAGGAAATTCTGCCTGATTCATCAGGCAAGGTTCGTGCTGTAGTCACCTCAACCGATGAGGAAATCCCCTGTGAATTCGTGGGCTTGACCGCTGGTGTGCATGCCAACACAGCTTTGGCGGATGCAGCCGGCATTGAAACAGGAAGAGGTTTTCTGGTAGATGAATTGCTGCAAACCAATGTGGCTGACATTTATGCTATCGGGGATTGTGCGGAGCTCCGGAATCCAGCCCCAGGGAGAAGAGGGATCGAAGCTGTCTGGTACACAGGGAAGCACATGGGACCGATCTTGGCACAAACCCTCTGCGGCACACCTACCAAATACATTCAGCCGACTTGGTTCAATAGTGCCAAGTTTTTGGAGCTGGAATATCAGGTTTATGGCTCTGTGGGAAATGGAGTAAAAGATGGAGAAACCCACCTCTATTGGCAGCATCCACATCAGCGCAAATCCATTCGAATTGTCTACGATACAGAATCTAGAAGCGTGTTGGGATTCAATCTCATGGGAATTCGATATCGACAATCTGTCTGTCAAGCTTGGATAGAGTCTGCGACGCACATCGAAGAAGTCCTTCAGAATCTAGGAGCGGCCAACTTTGACCCTGAATTCTTCAAGCAATATGAAGCGGATGTCGTCGCACAATACAACGCTCAACATCCCGGGCAGAATCTCACCCTCAAGCGGAAACGTGGCTGGAAACAAGCCTTGGCCATTTTAGCTGGAAAGTAACCATCCACTCAACTTCAAAGACATGAATCTCACCAAATATACCGGCCTCACGATCTTTTGCGTGGCGCTTGCTGCGTTCATCGGACTCCTTTTCCTTACTCGGCATGAACTGGAGGAAGTCCAAATCCAGCACATCACAGACGAACTCAAACCTCAGCATCAGCCCTATCTTCAGGCAGAACTAGAGAAGCTAGCTGGCCAAGATTTGGGAGGAAAGTTCTCTTTTGTGCCCAAGGTCATGCAGGCCATCCATCAGGCCAATGCAGCCATTACCACTGAATTTCAAATCAGCGAGGAGCAAGTTGCCCAGTTCGTGCAGACTGCCCAAACCGCCTCTGATGCTGGTTTTGCGATGACAGAAACGTCACGCGCCTCTGCGCTGGAAAAGCTCCCTGAATCCATGCGTCAAACGATTTCAGATTACACGGGCTGGCTAGTAGGGAAAGAATTCGGATCACAGGACGAATATCAGACCCAAGCTGCCCAAGGCGTGAAAAATGCCGTGGATGGATTCATCAATGGGAAATTGATTGCGGGGGAGAAAAAAGACTATGCTTATAAAATCCTCAAAGGAAGCTCAAAGGGGCTGTTCTGGGAACATCAATATCTATTTTTCTGGTTGATCATTGTAGGCGGAAGTTTGGGGGCGCTCATGTGGATTGTCCCTGCATTTTTCGACGGCATCCCGGGAATTAAGCACAATGGAATTTACCACAACTCAGCAACCTCAAGAGGAGCTATTGGCATTGCGACTGGCGTGTTTCTCATCAGCTTTTATATCCTGCTATATTTCTTCCACTACCTCATTCCGGAGTGGATCAGCCTCGTAGACCCGGTTTCTATGTGGCTTCGTGGTGAGCCTGCGTCGCAATGGTTCATGTATGGTTTCCTCTACACGATAGCAATCACCGTGATGGGGATCAGGATGTTCACGAAATATCGCCATAGCAACTACCATCTCCTTCGTACAGCTTCGGTGATGTTTTTCCAGATTTGCTTTGCCTTTTTGATTCCACAGGTACTGTACCAATTGAATTTACCGGAAGATGATCTCAAGAATATCTGGCCTTTGGATTATGACCTTTTCTTCGAATGGAACATCGATGCGCATATTCAGGCTGGCAGTATCGGGATTTTCATGTTGGTGTGGGGCATTATCTTGACCGTAGTGGGAGTTCCCCTCCTGACCTATTTCTTTGGAAAGCGTTGGTACTGCTCGTGGGTGTGTGGTTGTGGAGGATTGGCCGAGACTTTGGGAGACCCCTACCGCCAGTTGTCGGACAAATCCCTGAAAGCGTGGAAGGTTGAGCGTTGGCTGATTCACAGCGTCTTGGTATTCGCAGTGATCATGACAGGCTTGGTCCTTTATACCTATTTCTCGAAGGAATCCACCGTATTGGGACTCAATAGCTACACCGTCCGGAGCTGGTATGGATTTGGGATTAGTTCCATCTTCGCAGGCGTGGTCGGTACAGGATTCTATCCATTGATGGGAAGTCGAGTCTGGTGCCGTTTTGGGTGCCCGTTGGCTGCTTATCTGGGAATTGTACAGCGGTTCAAATCCAGGTTTAGAATCACGACGAATGGAGGGCAATGTATATCCTGCGGGAATTGCTCTACCTACTGCGAAATGGGAATTGATGTCCGTGCCTATGCACAGCGTGGTCAAAATATCGTGAGAGCATCTTGCGTAGGATGCGGCGTATGTGCTGCAGTATGTCCACGAGGAGTTTTGGCGCTCGAAAATGGACCCAATACTGACGAATCTCGTATGAGCGATCATTCCTACTAGCGCTTATGTTCGAAAGGTTGCCTTTCATGTAAGCTTGGAATGAAAATGGCAAAAAGCGATCTGGTTCAGATTGATCACGATGCCAAAAAAGGTGTAACTTTGACCGACTTAAAATTTTATTTAAACCCTCATAATCGTTCGTATCATGGCTTTTCAACTTCCGGATCTCCCATACGCATTTGATGCGCTTGAACCCAATATCGACGCCCGCACCATGGAAATCCACCATGACAAGCATCATGCTGGATACACCAACAAATTGAATGCGGCTATCGAGGGCACTGACCTTGCCGACAAATCCATCGAAGATATCCTCGCCAACATTTCTAGCGCTTCTACTGGCGTTCGCAACAATGGTGGTGGTTTCTACAACCACTCCTTGTTCTGGACTGTCATGAGCCCTAACGGTGGTGGTGAGCCTACAGGTGCTGTTGCTGATGCAATCAACGCTGCCTTTGGTTCTTTCGAAGGATTCAAAGACGCTTTCGCCAAAGCTGCTGCTACCCGTTTCGGTTCTGGCTGGGCTTGGTTGATCAAGAAAGCTGACGGTTCCGTTGCTGTTACCTCTACTCCTAATCAGGACAACCCTCTGATGGATGTAGTAGAAGAGCAAGGAACGCCAATCTTGGGGCTTGACGTATGGGAGCACGCCTACTACCTCAACTACCAAAACCGTCGCCCAGACTATATCACTGCATTCTTCAACGTGATCAACTGGGACAAGGTAACTGAGCTGTACAACGGCTAATCCGAATGTTCTACATATTGAAGGGGGTTTTCTCATCATCGAGGAAAGCCCCTTCTTTCGTTTAGGGGGTATAGAAAAGAAACCGGGAGGTTGTTCGATGGAACAACCTCCCGGTTTCTTTTTTGACGTTTAAAGCCGATCAAGTAGAACTATGTTGAAGGGCAATTTGGTCGGCGTATTCCATAGCAAGCTTGCGCTCGTGTCGTCGCATGAATACTCCTTGAAATATGAGCACGATGATCAAACCGAATGTGATCGCGACGTCTGCCAGATTGAATACGGGAGTGAGGTAATAGGCTCCACCAAAATCGAGGAAAATCATATCCACCACTCTTCCGTGTAGAAATCCCCCAGCGTATTGATTGATAGACTGAAAAAACATCCCGTAGAACATCCGGTCAATAATATTGCCCAAAGCACCACCAAAAATGAGCGCAATAAACCACGGCAATCGAGATCGGTGGTCGGAAAATCGATACAATACCAAGCCCAATAGGATCACCGCGATCAAGGAAAATAGGGAAAGGATTGTCTTGCTGGTGTGAGGCGTCATGTATATGCCAATCTCCTCTAGTAGCTGGAATAGCTCTAGACCAAAAGCAAAACCATTGTTTTCGGTGAAGTAGAATTTCACATGATTTCCAAAGATTTGCACTTCTTCATAGAGGTCCATCCTGAGTTTGACCATGATCTTGAGACCCTGATCCACTAAGGCAACTGCACATGCAAACAGGAAATAGAGCTGAGCCTTCCCTAAAAATCGGAGCATAAGTGGGCAAAGAGTTGAGGAGCTTATATGGCTATCCCAATGAGGAACTTAGCGTTCGCTACCGGAATTCGAATCGGTCTCAGAGCTAGGGGATTCAGTTGGCGGCTCGATCGGAGACGGCTGAATCGTGGGTTTGGGATCGGAAGTGGAGGAAGTGATTTTTTCGTCATGTTTCTTGAAAAACCTTCCTTGAAACAGCAAAATGACCACAATTCCAATGGTAATGGCCGCATCGGCAATATTGAAGATGGGCCAAAGCGCCATGGGTTTGCCTCCGAGTAAGGGTACCCAATGCGGAACAAATCCTTTCCACAGGTCAAAGTAGAACATGTCTACCACACGACCGTGGAGCAGACCTCCTTCGTAGGCATTGATCGACTCGAACCAGATCCCATAAAAGGTTCGATCAATGATATTGCCAAGTGCCCCACCCAAAATCAATGCGATAAATAGGGGAAGCGCTGATTTGTGGTTGGCCATACGATAGAGAACTACCGCAATGGCACAAACTGCCAAGATGGAAAAGATTGAAAGAATCATTTTCCCTGTCCATTCGGACATCTCGCCCCCCACTAAAGAGAAGAGATTGGCGATAGTAACCCCGAAGGCAGCTCCGGGGTTTTCTATGAAATGGATCTTGAAGAAATCACCCAGCAGCCGTATTTCCTGATGCAGGTCCATGTTGAGTTTCACCACCAGTTTTGATGATTGATCCAGCAACACGACCCCTAACGCAATCAAAAAATACTTCCGCTTCGAATTCATCGATTGGGTTTCTGTCCGTTTTTATTCTGCTTCAGCTTGGCCTGAACAGTTGTCGTAGCATGGGGAACCACACGAAGACGCTCGGCAGGAATCAATTCGCCAGTCACCCGGCAAATGCCATAAGAGCCGTTTTCAATCCGAATCAAGGCCTTTTCAAGCTTATCGATAAATTTAGCTTGTCTAGCCATCAGTATCTCCACCTGTTCTTTCTCTCGGCTTTCATTGCCAAACTCGGTGAAATTGATACTATCGGCTGAACTACTGCTGAATTCCTTCAAGCTATTGGCCAATCGTTTGTGCTCATTCCGGGCGTCGTCCAACTTGGTGTTGATAATGCCACGAAACTCTTCAAGTTCCGCCTTTGAATAGAACTTCTTGTCAGAATGATTTCCCATACATACTCCCGTTTATCCGGATTGGATTTACCTAAATCCGGGTAAGCTGAATCATTCCCTTCACGCCATCAATATCAAACTCATCTCCAGCCGACAACCCTCCGCCATTCACGACTTCGAGTTTTTCGGCCAATGTTTCAGCAGAAATGTAATCTTTGAAATTTGAAATAGCCGCTACCCATGCATCATCATGGGAGATTTGCACCTCGATCTTGTCCGTCACATCAAATCCCTTTCCTTTTCTGAGGTTTTGGATCCGATTCACAAACTCCCGCGCGATGCCTTCTTGGCGCAATTCGTCCGTCAGGGTTACGTCCAAAGCTACGGTGTAATCACCATCGCTAGCTACAGACCACCCTGGGATATCCTCACTCTTGATTTCCACGTCGGACAATTCAAGCTGGAATTCCCGATCGGACAATTGCAGAGTAACAACTCCTTGGGTTTCAAGATTCCGAATATCGGCTTGGTCAAATTTTGCCAAAGCCGGTCCGATTTCTTTCATCATCGGCCCCACTTTTGGTCCAAGCGTCCTGAAATTCGGCTTTACTTTCTTAACCAGAATGGAGTTGTCTTCTGTAATATATTCAATTTTCTTGAGATTGACTTCATGAGCCACGAGGTCCTTCACTCTGTCGAGGGCTTCCCTTTTCTTAGGATCAAGCAAAGCTACCATCGCTTTCTCAAGCGGCTGACGCACCTTCAACTTTTCCTTTCGGCGGATACTCAAGATCAAGGAAGTGATCTTCTGAGCCATTTCCATCCGAGCCTCAGCATTTAGGTCGATAAGTGAATCGTCCACTTTCGGGAAGCGGGCAAGGTGTACACTTTCCGCTCCAGAACCCTGCATCAAGTCGCGATAGAGGCGATCAGCATAGAATGGAGCAAATGGGCTCATCAAAATGGCCACTGTTTCCAGA is a window from the Pontibacter sp. G13 genome containing:
- a CDS encoding anhydro-N-acetylmuramic acid kinase, with the translated sequence MKRYTGIGTMSGTSMDGLDLVACTFEIDGDQYSFSVDHAQTVPFDEKWHARLYHLRDQSAEVYAKTNVYFGHWLGETIQSFIREFDISPDFAAIHGQTIFHQPNLNFTSQIGDGETVASYLPCPLVSNFRNKDIALGGQGAPLISLGEKYLFPDYPLFLNLGGFSNVTFGSIAFDLTPVNIVLNYLWSQREQVTEVQFDEDGDFARKGSFIEPLFDALNELPYYHQAPPKSLGWEWVQEEVLPLLNHYPANLEDRMHTFTHHVVFQIARGLEQIQAEGHSMLVTGGGGHNGFLMELLQNSLQPLQITISQDAPKQWVDFKEAIVFAFLGLRTLEGKTTTIQGVTGASQASVTGSIHLPPNGGYSLL
- a CDS encoding DUF547 domain-containing protein codes for the protein MPWGVLPHSPVDHGPWSAQLGKYIQSDGSVDYQAWQENRDTLDLYVESLLANPPAPETPEDVQLAHWINAYNALTIQLILNNYPLKSIKDLDKIPYVSTVWHNKLYEINGLPISLNNIEHQILRQQFDEPRIHFAINCASVSCPVLRPEAYFPESLDQQLEEQAHAFFASSQRNIITQDEIQISKIFLWFQEDFTRHGELWEFINTYSEVELGSDTKISYLNYDWNLNDSKP
- a CDS encoding FAD-dependent oxidoreductase, yielding MHIVIIGNGIAGITTARHVRKLSDHDITVISAESEYFWSRPALMYVYMGHMKFEHTQPYESFFWTKNRINLKQGYVQSIDANAHQLQLAGGETISYDKLVLATGSLPNKFGWPGQDLDGVQGMVSKQDLDSMEARTPDIKHAVVVGGGLIGIEMAEMFHSRHIPVTFLVREKSFWRGVMPPEESELINQEIYAHPDIDLRLGTELKEILPDSSGKVRAVVTSTDEEIPCEFVGLTAGVHANTALADAAGIETGRGFLVDELLQTNVADIYAIGDCAELRNPAPGRRGIEAVWYTGKHMGPILAQTLCGTPTKYIQPTWFNSAKFLELEYQVYGSVGNGVKDGETHLYWQHPHQRKSIRIVYDTESRSVLGFNLMGIRYRQSVCQAWIESATHIEEVLQNLGAANFDPEFFKQYEADVVAQYNAQHPGQNLTLKRKRGWKQALAILAGK
- a CDS encoding 4Fe-4S dicluster domain-containing protein encodes the protein MNLTKYTGLTIFCVALAAFIGLLFLTRHELEEVQIQHITDELKPQHQPYLQAELEKLAGQDLGGKFSFVPKVMQAIHQANAAITTEFQISEEQVAQFVQTAQTASDAGFAMTETSRASALEKLPESMRQTISDYTGWLVGKEFGSQDEYQTQAAQGVKNAVDGFINGKLIAGEKKDYAYKILKGSSKGLFWEHQYLFFWLIIVGGSLGALMWIVPAFFDGIPGIKHNGIYHNSATSRGAIGIATGVFLISFYILLYFFHYLIPEWISLVDPVSMWLRGEPASQWFMYGFLYTIAITVMGIRMFTKYRHSNYHLLRTASVMFFQICFAFLIPQVLYQLNLPEDDLKNIWPLDYDLFFEWNIDAHIQAGSIGIFMLVWGIILTVVGVPLLTYFFGKRWYCSWVCGCGGLAETLGDPYRQLSDKSLKAWKVERWLIHSVLVFAVIMTGLVLYTYFSKESTVLGLNSYTVRSWYGFGISSIFAGVVGTGFYPLMGSRVWCRFGCPLAAYLGIVQRFKSRFRITTNGGQCISCGNCSTYCEMGIDVRAYAQRGQNIVRASCVGCGVCAAVCPRGVLALENGPNTDESRMSDHSY
- a CDS encoding superoxide dismutase is translated as MAFQLPDLPYAFDALEPNIDARTMEIHHDKHHAGYTNKLNAAIEGTDLADKSIEDILANISSASTGVRNNGGGFYNHSLFWTVMSPNGGGEPTGAVADAINAAFGSFEGFKDAFAKAAATRFGSGWAWLIKKADGSVAVTSTPNQDNPLMDVVEEQGTPILGLDVWEHAYYLNYQNRRPDYITAFFNVINWDKVTELYNG
- a CDS encoding signal peptidase II; its protein translation is MLRFLGKAQLYFLFACAVALVDQGLKIMVKLRMDLYEEVQIFGNHVKFYFTENNGFAFGLELFQLLEEIGIYMTPHTSKTILSLFSLIAVILLGLVLYRFSDHRSRLPWFIALIFGGALGNIIDRMFYGMFFQSINQYAGGFLHGRVVDMIFLDFGGAYYLTPVFNLADVAITFGLIIVLIFQGVFMRRHERKLAMEYADQIALQHSST
- a CDS encoding signal peptidase II → MNSKRKYFLIALGVVLLDQSSKLVVKLNMDLHQEIRLLGDFFKIHFIENPGAAFGVTIANLFSLVGGEMSEWTGKMILSIFSILAVCAIAVVLYRMANHKSALPLFIALILGGALGNIIDRTFYGIWFESINAYEGGLLHGRVVDMFYFDLWKGFVPHWVPLLGGKPMALWPIFNIADAAITIGIVVILLFQGRFFKKHDEKITSSTSDPKPTIQPSPIEPPTESPSSETDSNSGSER
- a CDS encoding TraR/DksA C4-type zinc finger protein, encoding MGNHSDKKFYSKAELEEFRGIINTKLDDARNEHKRLANSLKEFSSSSADSINFTEFGNESREKEQVEILMARQAKFIDKLEKALIRIENGSYGICRVTGELIPAERLRVVPHATTTVQAKLKQNKNGQKPNR